A region of Photobacterium sanguinicancri DNA encodes the following proteins:
- a CDS encoding O-antigen ligase family protein, whose amino-acid sequence MNKCVEWLFIAAVLLSSFGSALSYHPPLGVGKDIINFILFLLSLVYLFFNKHSYNRATLNFFFVFVLYFSLHLVSYTTIDNVIDGLRFQLIYLLTFIFLALSANLSYDRMFLLIVKTLFYSGCVVVFIGVFEYFEPSIIEKIYGVPQSEIPNIRLPVGYRLISTMLNPINLGVYVCFVVSSGYLLYRKRLVNSGIFFMTCFLSLAVNFFTLSRLAFLAFVVMLLVIIFLELKRSVRFFVLMLPIICITLFYSAGYLYDNLDNIRVIERMTSSFDSNTLSNNSRLDNWMFSLSYLDTAFKFFWGLGLGVVRAGGDENTLLAENMFVGLLLEFGFIGVCLFVSFFVLLFVNNKSLKKIDVDLYYFNILFFGCFFIMSLGNDMYTNYPFVLYFWLFSCYLISFGCNKRL is encoded by the coding sequence ATGAATAAGTGTGTCGAGTGGTTATTTATCGCTGCTGTTTTATTGTCTTCATTTGGAAGTGCTTTATCTTATCATCCACCTCTCGGTGTTGGTAAAGACATCATTAACTTTATTCTTTTTCTATTATCGTTAGTTTATCTTTTTTTTAATAAACATTCTTATAATAGGGCGACTTTAAATTTCTTTTTTGTTTTTGTACTCTATTTTTCGCTTCATCTTGTGTCATATACAACTATCGATAATGTAATTGATGGATTAAGATTTCAGTTAATATATTTACTTACGTTTATTTTTCTAGCTCTATCCGCTAACTTATCATACGATCGTATGTTTTTATTGATTGTGAAAACTTTATTTTACTCAGGATGTGTGGTCGTTTTTATAGGTGTGTTTGAGTATTTTGAACCAAGTATAATAGAGAAAATATACGGTGTTCCACAATCTGAAATACCTAACATTAGATTGCCTGTTGGTTATAGATTGATATCTACGATGCTTAATCCTATTAATCTTGGGGTCTACGTTTGTTTTGTTGTTTCATCTGGATATTTACTATATCGAAAGAGATTAGTGAATAGCGGTATTTTTTTTATGACCTGTTTTCTTTCTTTAGCTGTAAATTTTTTCACTTTAAGTCGCTTAGCATTTCTTGCTTTTGTCGTTATGTTACTTGTAATTATATTTTTAGAGTTGAAACGTAGTGTCAGATTCTTTGTGTTGATGTTGCCTATCATATGTATCACTCTTTTTTATTCTGCAGGTTACTTATATGATAACCTGGACAATATTAGAGTAATAGAAAGGATGACTAGTTCTTTTGATTCGAATACTCTTTCTAATAATTCTAGACTCGACAATTGGATGTTTTCTTTATCATATCTGGACACTGCCTTTAAGTTTTTTTGGGGGTTAGGCTTAGGAGTTGTGCGAGCTGGTGGCGATGAGAATACCTTGTTAGCTGAAAATATGTTTGTAGGCTTGCTTTTAGAGTTTGGTTTTATCGGGGTGTGTCTTTTTGTTTCGTTTTTTGTGTTGCTGTTTGTCAATAATAAATCATTGAAAAAAATAGATGTTGATTTATATTATTTTAACATACTGTTTTTTGGTTGTTTTTTTATTATGTCATTAGGTAATGATATGTATACCAACTATCCGTTTGTTTTGTATTTTTGGTTGTTCTCATGTTATCTTATTTCTTTTGGTTGTAATAAAAGATTATAG